One Phycisphaerales bacterium DNA window includes the following coding sequences:
- a CDS encoding DUF438 domain-containing protein encodes MSELLEHPADRVNRLKTALRDVTESGGSQQSRQSLTHLLTGCDACQVAQAEDELLREGVPVEQLVATCDDHAAAVRQSMPSAATTAFPPGHPVETFQSENAALEGQCTALQTRVSEVLNSGMPPAEQEVLQLRSTLNQILDVDKHYLRKEQLLFTCLERHGMTGPSKVMWAKDDEIRALLRDLDVALSAPPDDAVAWRRAVAAAAERALPAVIDMVFKENHILLPMAIKTLDESEWVEIWAQSPQFGWCIVDPGREFRPSASALLGATRPRAKEAATLGERRGDGGVSLPLTPAAAPAPPAAAAVMFPTGALTVEQLIGIFNSMPVDLTFVDADDRVRFFSEGAGRIFVRAKAVVGRRVQQCHPPKSVHLVEQILQDFKAGRQNVAEFWINLRGRFIHIRYFAVRSEAGAYLGTLEVTQDLTRERQLEGEQRLVVYEN; translated from the coding sequence GTGAGCGAACTTCTCGAACATCCCGCCGACCGTGTCAACCGCCTCAAGACCGCGCTGCGCGACGTGACCGAGAGCGGCGGCTCGCAGCAGTCGCGACAGAGCCTGACGCACCTGCTCACCGGGTGCGATGCGTGCCAGGTGGCGCAGGCGGAAGATGAACTGCTGCGCGAAGGCGTGCCGGTCGAGCAACTCGTCGCGACCTGCGACGACCACGCCGCGGCGGTGCGCCAGTCGATGCCGTCGGCGGCGACGACCGCCTTTCCGCCGGGTCATCCCGTTGAGACCTTTCAGAGCGAGAATGCGGCGCTCGAAGGGCAATGCACCGCGCTGCAGACGCGGGTGTCGGAAGTACTCAATAGCGGCATGCCGCCGGCGGAGCAGGAGGTTCTGCAACTGCGATCCACGCTCAATCAGATTCTGGATGTGGACAAGCACTACCTGCGCAAGGAGCAGTTGCTCTTCACCTGTCTTGAACGGCACGGCATGACCGGCCCCTCCAAGGTCATGTGGGCCAAGGACGACGAGATTCGGGCGCTGCTGCGCGACCTTGACGTCGCGCTCAGCGCTCCTCCTGATGATGCGGTCGCCTGGCGCCGGGCCGTCGCCGCCGCGGCCGAGCGCGCGTTGCCCGCGGTGATCGACATGGTCTTCAAAGAGAATCACATCCTGCTGCCCATGGCGATCAAGACGCTTGACGAATCGGAGTGGGTGGAGATCTGGGCTCAGTCGCCTCAGTTCGGCTGGTGCATCGTCGATCCCGGGCGTGAATTTCGCCCTTCGGCCTCGGCTCTGCTTGGAGCCACCCGGCCGCGCGCGAAGGAAGCCGCGACTCTTGGAGAGCGCCGTGGCGACGGGGGCGTATCGCTGCCGCTGACTCCGGCTGCCGCACCGGCCCCGCCCGCGGCGGCGGCCGTCATGTTCCCAACGGGGGCGCTCACGGTCGAGCAGCTGATAGGCATCTTCAACAGCATGCCCGTCGATCTCACCTTTGTTGACGCCGATGACCGGGTGCGATTCTTCAGCGAAGGCGCCGGGAGAATTTTCGTGCGGGCCAAGGCGGTGGTCGGCCGACGCGTGCAGCAGTGCCATCCACCCAAGAGCGTGCACCTCGTCGAGCAGATCCTGCAGGACTTCAAGGCCGGCCGGCAGAACGTCGCGGAGTTCTGGATCAACCTCCGCGGACGCTTCATCCACATCCGCTACTTCGCCGTGCGCAGCGAGGCGGGTGCCTACCTCGGCACGCTCGAAGTCACACAGGATCTCACCCGCGAACGCCAACTTGAGGGCGAGCAGCGGCTGGTCGTGTACGAAAACTGA
- a CDS encoding molecular chaperone TorD family protein gives MTAATQSLTTDDLAARAMFGVALSHAWRDPMTRAAEGPIASPEELEALRGAWRGIVKSAAELEMSELSLGELTPQRAAIEPLIDWLGAPKSEQAEVFDSVFGLVVSKDCPPYETDYCHWEDPTYRASQMADVGGFYRAFGVQPGGDRPERPDHVATELEFVALLHEKMRIALAAGEAEHAQICREALDSFVRDHAGWWMPTFARCVQRRIERHSDSQNSTPPRDLVTTLVGIGDLLRAWAAVLRTDAGVPASREIIAPNPPSYRPEEEDDACSSCGLHPAEALTCGQPAIATPKGA, from the coding sequence ATGACCGCCGCCACCCAGAGCCTGACGACAGATGACCTCGCCGCCCGCGCGATGTTCGGCGTGGCGCTCTCCCACGCCTGGCGCGATCCGATGACTCGAGCGGCGGAGGGCCCGATCGCATCGCCAGAGGAACTCGAAGCGCTTCGCGGCGCGTGGCGAGGGATCGTCAAGAGTGCGGCGGAGCTGGAGATGTCGGAACTCAGCTTGGGCGAACTCACGCCGCAGCGCGCTGCGATTGAGCCGCTGATCGACTGGCTTGGTGCGCCCAAGTCGGAGCAGGCCGAGGTGTTCGATAGCGTGTTCGGGCTGGTGGTGTCGAAGGACTGCCCCCCTTACGAGACAGACTACTGCCACTGGGAAGACCCCACGTATCGCGCCAGCCAGATGGCTGATGTGGGTGGGTTCTACCGAGCGTTTGGCGTGCAGCCCGGAGGGGATCGCCCGGAACGGCCGGATCACGTCGCCACCGAACTCGAATTCGTCGCACTGCTGCATGAGAAGATGCGCATCGCCCTTGCGGCCGGTGAAGCTGAACACGCGCAGATCTGCCGCGAGGCGCTCGATTCTTTCGTGCGTGATCATGCCGGCTGGTGGATGCCGACGTTCGCGCGCTGCGTGCAGCGCCGCATCGAACGGCACAGCGACTCGCAGAACTCGACGCCGCCGCGGGATCTTGTCACGACGCTGGTGGGGATCGGCGATCTGCTTCGCGCCTGGGCGGCCGTCCTGCGCACCGACGCCGGCGTTCCCGCGTCGCGCGAAATCATCGCCCCCAACCCGCCGTCATACCGTCCAGAAGAAGAGGACGACGCGTGCTCATCCTGCGGTCTGCACCCGGCAGAGGCGCTGACCTGCGGGCAACCTGCAATTGCAACTCCGAAAGGAGCATGA